In Citrus sinensis cultivar Valencia sweet orange chromosome 3, DVS_A1.0, whole genome shotgun sequence, the sequence cagaaaaagaaaaagatcaaaaagagagagagggagagtgGGAAaggggcaaaatagaaaatacatGTATCTTTTAGGTTATTAGGTACAATCAAGTGTGCGACCTTGAAGTTGGTCCaccatatataatattaaaaaaatggtgagaatTTATGTGACCTTTGAAGTTACGATAAACGTAACTTAGGGGGATCCTTAACACAAATACTAATGGGGTACATGTAGAAGAAGTGAAGAACTACTGAAGACCCACCTGACCTGACcccaatgaatttttttttttcttttttataagacCCCAATGAATTATTGGGTACATAAAGAATTCATTGAACGAAGCTTCTCTTAGGCTCAGTTATTTGACAAAGAAAGTTCTAAAATCTTctaatacatataaaatttccAGTTCTTGTACGATGTAGGTTGGCAACTGGATAAGATTCAATACAAGGATTtggaataaaagaacaaatctGCTGGAAATCAGTTCCATATTAATCTTGGAATATGCATGGCCTTGGCCAAAGCGTTAGGTAGCGCAAGATTTGTCTACGATGGGTAggactttattattttttttttttggcctcgATTCTTAATCTCAATCATATCTTCCTATATATTGAGAgatttaaaagtgattttaaaaatttaaaattaattttgatatttagtacattttcttataatttatttttgacaaaatcatttcattctacaacatattttgaaaatgaagtaatgagtaattttttaaaaattgaattgagaatcagttttatatttaatacaattccataCATACATGGGCGGAGATAGTATAGTGATTCACTGGGGgctttagaaaaaattataggcTTGATTATAAATTAGTGGGGgctttagaaaaaattattgagaattttaagaaaactaaattaattattaaaaaaaaaatttccagtGGGGGCTTAAGTCCCCACTGGTCCTAAGGTGAATCTGCCCCTGCATACATAtcttcatatatattataaaaattcaaaattatccttataaattaggaaataaagtaactaacttttaaaaaaatattattaccaattatattgagataacaaaacaaaaatataaaattaataatataaaatatttattttggttatcaattattatatgtacataataaaaaaatattctataTACATTTTGataaacatttaaataaactttatttaatattatgtctAATTCAGtcatttacatttttacaaCAATTCTATTGAAAAAATAGTATATTAGTATGCTATTTTGATGGCACATTTTGAGTGAGACCCACTTAGCGAAAGTGCAAAATCTTGAGATGTTTTGATTCTACTCCATGAATTCTTCGAAATAGCATATTTATATACTCAAAATGATGCCTgtgtgaatgagaaattgactcttaaagttaaaaatttgaaaagaaatgaaacttatcctacaagaaaaaaataaactaaggaatttgtgtttatatatagatACTCATCCATACATGAACAAGAATTTTAAGGATAGAGGCTCTCTCCATGTGCGCGTGCGCGGGAGAGTGTAAATCCAAGCTCAATTTGGTTGAAGTAGTGTGTGCCCACACGTCCTGCATACACGAATATCAGCCCAAAATTACTCAGGCCTACATGGGttgttacaaaattgaatattttgaattcaatGGGCCTTACAttgtgaataaaattttgagccattacataattgaatattttgaattcGATAGGTTGTTgaagaagcaaattaaatcaaatattcaaatttattattcaacgGTTACATGCCCTCATGTATATAAAAGGCAATCTCccttttatgttttatatacAACAATCACATAGagcacttaaaaaaaaaaaattcctccTCTGACGTTCTGTTTTGACCAAGATTCTACATTGTTTCTGTTCgccaaaattatttgtatgtGCTTAACGAATAATTTGTTCCCGTTGTATCCTAGGAAATAGATTCCAACGAACCTAAAAGCACCGTAGTAGGTGGTAAATCTGTTTTAAGGAAATTGTTGTTTAACAGACCtcgagtttttttttctatactttatatttttcatttttttcctattgTTTATATTGTTACTGCTCAAACGATTTACTGCATGCCTGTTTACTAACTTTTACTTGTTGTTTACTTATATGAATTCACGTTATGTTACAATTTGATGAATATACTTTTAATTGTTGACTCACTACCATTTTCCAATAAATTAAACAGtaagatttaatatttaactaatacatgagattacttttaaaattcgtagcattaaaaaaaaaaatcaaacagttgactgatttttttcacaattgattatttatacattataaccaacaacaattattttaaaaccatATCATACCAATCTGGCCTTCAATAGAAAATTCACCTATTGTTTAGGTTAAATAGCATAAAATGTGATTCATAAATTGactctttttatatataaattcattacTGTAAAGTAAACTAAGTTAGAAATAGACTTTCTTTCACAGTACCATttgcattaaatatttttatcagcCACTACTAATCAATATGGTTCATATCCTACTTTATCCGAGAGGGACAAGGCTATAATATACATCACATTTACAAAAGTTACACCcaacaattcaaaataatttcataaccaaataatactaaaactTATTGGATATAATACTTGTGTTATAATGTAACATATGGTGTATTTGGGATTAAAGTTAGGGAGCTGTACTTTTTAAGCTATATCATTAgatgtttggtaaacactaactacTGTAGCTTAGCagttatgttgatatgattttttattttgataatgaaaTATCTATtgtatctttaataattttatcaaaattattgtttactattatattaattttttataattaatttttttataacagctacagtttaaaaattatagctCTTTAATTCCAAATAGGATGTAAAATGTAGACTATGTTATTAACTACTGTGATGAAACTAGGAAACGGGTAGTGATGTGATGTCAGAAGTgtcattctctctctctcttttttttcttttcttcttctgtgAAATGTAGTAGTGTCATTCATTCTTAATACTAGTTTTCATGccttatataattatttgtgtTGACAAGCACAGGCAAAACTCTTATTATGGACTTCCTGTTCAAAATGCAACCCAACGGCTAGGCATCGACTTCTCCATCAACTAAAATTGCATTAACCTAAACcagttttttattaaataagaatttgagTTATTTCTCCGAGTCTAAATccacaatattaattttttttaaagagaaacTCAcgtattaatttgaaataaaaaagaaaatacatatatatttatttaataactcTTGTATGAATAGTCAACTCACCCAAAGCTGAAACGCTTGATATTAATAACTCTGGTAAGAATTTGAgttatattgatataattttttacttgtatgataaaaaaattattatatctttaataattttatcaaaattattatttaaaatttatatttactacatattattaatttttattataattacatatttttttcacaataactatagttacagcacctcaatcccaaacatgACTTAAAACTATgctaacatatataattaatgagattacatatttacttttgtataattatgttaaaaaaaagactgattttaaaattgatcGACTTGCAATACAATATACAAAAGtaattaagtaaatatataatgtCATTAACTATGTTCTAATTTTCCAAtgttattcattatttttaaccgtgttattattaatataatatgcTGAAGCCCTAACAGGatccaatattttttaaaactccCGCATTTcgggtgtttttttttcttcctttttaaaagaaactcGTTACTCCTGTGGGATTTTAGGAAAGCAAACAATGGCCGTCTAGGGTACATACTTAAACTGATTGATGAGATCTATGCTATGCCGtggaaaattcaaaatgccACCGTTGTGGTCCCGCAgtgttaaaaataaaccaTTGGAGAGCGAAATCAAGAAACAGAGCGCGCGCGTATCCCCGTTCAATTTGATTACCAGCTACGCTCTCATTTCAATTTCTATCGTAGAAAATGAGAAGTGAGAAGACTcgtaaagaaaaatgaggatTTATGAGCTCGAGTCGCATCTGTCCGTTTTAGGGTTTATTATCGTTGCTATTGTTACACATGCGGCGACGCGTTCAAGCGGAGAATCGTCGACGTGTTTGACAGTGTACAAAGAAGGCGGTGCACCGGCGGTGTTTCAATCCCCAAAATGCCCTCGCTGGAAGCTCTCAGATTACAATTCGCCACCACGCACCACGAGCCGTTGCCAGTCGGCTATGCGCCAAGGCCGAAGAAAATCTCAAGAGGATCGCACTCTCTGCGCTCTCGACCTTCACATTCCCTTTCCTGGTTACACTATCTCTCTGtagatttatatttacttactTATTGAGACATATATTTATGTCTGTGttatgaaatgaaattagGGGTTGAGATTAGGGTTTAATTGTAAAGCAAAATATgtatgtacacacacacacacacacacactttgattaaaatgataaattctGTATATGTTTAATGCTTAATGGTGaaatttttagtaaattaacattaatttggACAAAACTGAAGAATATTTGTCAGTGACTTAATATTTACTGTCAAAGGATGTGGAATTGCTCCGagtaaaaataagaaagttaTCTTGTTGAGACTAGCGTCTTCTTTGCTTTGAATGTTAAAAAGTAGCTCTATGTTGAGGTAGTGATCTTATTGAGGTGATTTTGAGAAAAGAATCCTTGTTGTCTTGAGGAGAATAAGTTCTTTGAcgggtattttattttttccttcgACCTGAAGTTATGGTTTGTTTGGTCAAAGTAAATTATATAAGTTTACATGTGGTAGCAAGCCATTTGGCCATTTGGCCTTTAATATTTGAACttgaggtgtttttttttttcacaataaaagaaaatctaatTGCACTTATTTTCAAttccaaattaaaaatgcTGCACTTTCAATTGCACAAGGTAATGGGTAGAAACACATTTGAGAATTTGAGCAGTTGTAATGATGGTTTTGTTGAATATAGAAGTCTCAATTATTGTTGATCTTGTAGTAGTGGTTGCTAAAAAGTATACCATTTAGTATTGGTGCAGGTAGGAGAGGGCGTCAGGAGGTTACAGTAGGAATTGTGGCAGTTTTTGATGGCCATAATGGTGCCGAAGCTAGTGAATTGGCTTCAAAGCTCTTACTGGAGTATTTTGCTCTGCATACATATTTTCTCTTGGATGCAACATATTCTGCTGTATTAAAGAAATCCGCAAGAAGATTGCCAAACAAGGGAGAACGTGATATTGTTTTCCAAGTGCTTAATTGGGATGAAAAACTCGGTCGGCATGAGTTGAAATTTGAaaggtttttttctttttgcattatgttattattattcttatgacttgttttataaatatggATTCAACTGCTTAGTTTCACTCAATATCCCTGGGTTAtttcatcttttatttatttattttttttccaattattgGTGATATGTTTACACAGTTATGAATAATTTTACAGGTTTAAGTTCTCGTTGCCTGAtatttttgatgattctttccACTTGGAAATTTTAAGGGAAGCATTGTTAAGGGCAATTCACGACATTGACACAGCATTCTCTAAGGCAAGTTTGATTTAAtgttttctataattttgGTGTACTTCATCGCCTTTTCTCTTATGTTGACATTCATTCTGCTGGGCCATGAAGGAAGCATCTAGAAAGAAGCTTGATTCAGGTTCTACAGCCACAGTTGTACTGATAGCAGAGGGCCAAATTTTAGTTGCCAACATTGGAGATTCAAAAGCTCTTCTGTGCTCTGAAAAATTTCAGTCTCCTGCTGAGGCCAAAGGTTGGTTTTGTTTATGTTATGATGCTTAATCATGTCTGCTTAAGGAGTATATTGGCAGCACCATAATTATATTTGTGATATTGGTAAAGACATTGTTAAGGTAATTCATTTTATGGTTCTTGGATATTACAGCTACTTTATTAAGGTTATACAGGAAGCGAAGGGATAATAATGCTATTTCAACTTCACAAGGTTATAATTACTTAAAATCCACAGTATCCAATGGACTTGCACATTTTACAGTCAAGGAACTGACAAGAGATCATCATCCGGATAGGGAAGATGAAAGGTATCGAGTGGAGGCTGCCGGTGGTTATGTTCTTCAGTGGGGTGGTGTTTCACGAGTAAATGGCCAGCTAGCTGTTTCCCGAGCTATTGGagatttatcttataaaaggTGAGGTTCCTGACCATAATGAAGTAAGTATATTTGGTATTCCCTTCTCCTTCAATGGAACATTTCTACTAAACATTTAGACATGTTGATTATCTTACAGTATCCTTAAGCTGGATTCAAAagcatttttataatttaacattcttatgagtttttactttaataattgTCAGTTATGGTGTTATATCTGTGCCGGAGGTGACAGATTGGCAATCTCTGACTGCCAATGATAGTTATCTGGTAGCTGCATCTGATGGTGTGTTTGAAAAGCTGAGTTTGCAAGACGTTTGTGATGTATTTTGGGAAGTACACACTCATGGTACTGCTGGACCAGGATTCCCTTCTTCATGCTCATACTCACTAGCTGATTGCTTAGTGGACACTGCTTTTGAGAAAGGCAGCATGGACAATATGGCTGCTGTTGTGGTTCCTCTTGGATCTATTTATGTTTCTGAAAACCTGCATAGAGAAAGACGCATGGAGGAGGGAGACATAGATTGCCCTAGCAAAGGACTGCAAAAGCTTGTCTATAAACAATCGGGTAAATTGCCTGTTCATGGACTTTCTGACAGCTTATGTGATGCACGGTTCATGGGCATTGGAAATTAGTTTGTAGTATTTGCATTGCATTTATGATTTATGACTCTATAATCTATTGCCTGCTATTATTCTGTTCatcttaattatgaaaatgctTTAAAAGTGCACAAAGGGACTTGTATTATATTGGACATGACGACTTCACACTTTCTTTAAGAGAGAACAACACAAAAGTTAGAAGAGTATTATTGGCTGGTTGCCTGGTAAAATATGAATCTTCTTATCGGCCGTGTTTGTGACATGCAATTTTAGATCCATAGCCAGTCACACCTGACTTTTTGGTTTCTCAAGGCAGCCAAATAAATAATGGAAAAACTTCCCCTGAATCTTTTGTTGTAACTTTATGTTCTCAGTTTTGTTGATATCTTCTGCATGCTTATCTATGTTTAGATATTATATGGTTTTACTCTGAATGTGTATGACATGTGAATACCACACTGTATTTCACCTTTCACTTAAATACATATACTctttagaatttaattttaccatGATGGTTGTAACTAGTGCCGATGTTCAATTCTTGATGTCATGTTATGAATTTAAGATAACAAAGtggtttttgtgttttttcatGTTGAATGATTTATTGGCTGTGAGAATTTAAGATAACAAAGtggtttttgtgttttttcatGTTGAATGATTTATTGGCTGTGACATGTTTTCATCTTCTTTCTGTCTGATCACTTTGATAGCTTCTTTCTGCTAATGAACTAATTGTATCTTTGTCATCATGAATCAGGTAGCGGCATGAATATGAACCTATTACAACTGAAACATGCTCATCCACTTACAACAAAATTTGACAGGCTATTGGTAAGGATggaaagtttttaattttcttttcttgatgtATTGCCTGAAATTAActctttgtttaattatatttttccttgatattgttgaatttttatgaGGAAATATATCATAACTTTTCCTTGAGAAACTTTTGGGGCGCTGAGATATTTAGGttgatttgttcattttgttttagaaCATCACATTTTTTATGCTCCCGTACTCAACTTATCCTCATGCTCTTAATAATGTATgctcaaagaaaagaaattagcaAATTCAGACAATATCTGTTAAGTTATTTTCAACCAACTTTTGTGCATATGGTTCGTTTTCCTTTCTATTGTGAAGggtctcttttttcttttgttgtcaGATATAACAACTTagtttctattatttttctgttaaCTCACTGAATTGAGGTTCCTTTTAGTTTTCCATTCTAATTACTGACTGACTGGTTTCATGTTCTTTAAACTTGtgcatttatttgatttgttatGCATGAAATTTCTTGTAGAGAAGATAATTGAATTGATTGTTGTGACAATGGCAATTTGATTGGATTATGTTGCCTGAGTTCCTTTAGTAGATTTTACATACATTTTACTTATGACCATCTAAAAACTCTGTTTAACTAACTGCTAgatcattaaatttgattattgGCTGTTCAACGAATTTTGGCAATTGAACTGAAGAGAAAGTTATAGGAATATAACATGGAGGCTTGTATCATCAATGCAAGATTAGTTTGAATAAATGATGTTGGCTGCTTTTCTCCCTCTAGGTTGAAGGAAACCATGGCAGTTTTGGCTGTTTTTATTTGTCTGAAAACCTAAATGACAATGTGGATAGCACATTTGGGGCTCAAAAGGATGACCCAGAAGATTATGTGTATGACTTATCGCAGACTTTACCTGACACCCTTAATCATCAGTATGGTAAGTAAGTTTCTATACTGTAATTAATGTTGCCTTTTTCTCCCTTCTTTTGGTGGAGGAGTAGATTGGTAGTTCTTCAACTGATGGTGTTTACTAAATGGTGGTTTTAAATGACCCCTTAACTGACACTATTTTGTCCTTGTTTCCTTTTGTGTTGGATTCAAGGCCAATCAATCTCTTCTTCTTACCTTTTTGTcaatggattttaattttagtttgaatCTCTCATCTTCTTGGCAGTGTTATTCTAGCAAATGTGCACCTGGACAAAGCCATTTTAATTCCTTTGATAACTTGTTTAATCAATGTCTGGGTCCTTTTATTAATAGTTTTTTGAATTGTTAATCCTTTTAGGAATGTTAGTGAACTGGTCATCTTACAGCCAGACTGCATGCGCATTTATTAATAGAAAgccatttcttttcattttcctttctgTAGGTGAACTTCTAAATTTGTATAATGACCAAAATATGTGCTTGCACTTTGGGACGACAATGGATGGAATTAAAGATCAATGCTTTAAGCCCGGAGGCTTTGCTAGTTTCGTTGGTTTGCTTGAATCTATACCCTTCCTTGATGTTGGTTCAGAATATGGATCAAATGAGTATGTGATGCCTGAGAGGTACATATGTTCTTTAGTTAGTTTTCTATCCTCAATGACTTTTAACTAAGCTATTGATAGTTCAAGTTTGCTTTACTATGCAAAGAAATGAACTTGAAGTTGTTAAGTCTGATTACATGCATTCAATAACTAATTTCGCACAAATGCATACCTAACCTTACACAGATACCATAATTATAGTATACCTTATGAAATGATCAAAGTAGCACTAAAAAGTTGTATCTAAGATGTCACTGTCTGATGAGTATGGTGTTTATTTGCTGGGATGTCATCATATTGTGACAATTTGATATTAGTGGTTGGATAATGTGTATATGCTTGTAAAAACTAAAGCGCGTACAACCATAACCTAATAGGTAGAAGAATGAGACTAGTGGAAGGTGATATGaacgaattattattttaatggtaTCAACATAGAGTTTTTGTAGTGATCTTTGCATGGGATCTTGGCTAAGTGGATAgagttgattttttattgtttcatcttatttttttatttttttctgtcCAAACAAGCATCTTAGATACTAGGTGCTTCTTGATTGCCAGGTATGTACTAAAGAAAAGGTTTGGTCGTGGATCATATGGTGAAGTATGGCTGGCCTTTCATTGGAATTGTCATGAAGGCGATAATTCTTCACGCTGGAgtgaattaactaaaaatgTTTCAGGGGAAAGCATTTGTGAAGATATGTCTATCAGAAATCCTTGTAACAGTTCATCTACTGATGATTTCCATGGTGGTTATTTTCATGACAGTCTGTTCATTTTAAAACGTATAATGGTAAGCATTTTGATTgtaagtttttctttatttttatttttccccttCCAAGCCTTTAATCCTATAAGCTCAAACGAGTGTATATTGAGGACTAtatcattatttctaaattctagcctttttttttatctgtgCTGGATATTATCGgaatatgattaaaaattgTGTGAAATATAACCTTTTTTGTGCGCAAGTTTACCAAAATGAAGAtggaaaaagggaaaaaaaactcTGAAAATGGGGTATTTATAGctttacaaaaaaaagaaaaaggggaaaaaaaaacactcaaaATCTTATATACAAA encodes:
- the LOC102621122 gene encoding uncharacterized protein LOC102621122 isoform X2, whose product is MRIYELESHLSVLGFIIVAIVTHAATRSSGESSTCLTVYKEGGAPAVFQSPKCPRWKLSDYNSPPRTTSRCQSAMRQGRRKSQEDRTLCALDLHIPFPGRRGRQEVTVGIVAVFDGHNGAEASELASKLLLEYFALHTYFLLDATYSAVLKKSARRLPNKGERDIVFQVLNWDEKLGRHELKFERFKFSLPDIFDDSFHLEILREALLRAIHDIDTAFSKATSRKKLDSGSTATVVLIAEGQILVANIGDSKALLCSEKFQSPAEAKATLLRLYRKRRDNNAISTSQGYNYLKSTVSNGLAHFTVKELTRDHHPDREDERYRVEAAGGYVLQWGGVSRVNGQLAVSRAIGDLSYKSYGVISVPEVTDWQSLTANDSYLVAASDGVFEKLSLQDVCDVFWEVHTHGTAGPGFPSSCSYSLADCLVDTAFEKGSMDNMAAVVVPLGSIYVSENLHRERRMEEGDIDCPSKGLQKLVYKQSGSGMNMNLLQLKHAHPLTTKFDRLLVEGNHGSFGCFYLSENLNDNVDSTFGAQKDDPEDYVYDLSQTLPDTLNHQYGELLNLYNDQNMCLHFGTTMDGIKDQCFKPGGFASFVGLLESIPFLDVGSEYGSNEYVMPERYVLKKRFGRGSYGEVWLAFHWNCHEGDNSSRWSELTKNVSGESICEDMSIRNPCNSSSTDDFHGGYFHDSLFILKRIMVERGVTVYLSGLREKYFGEVFLNASTSLGDFHFSATSNTFLEESRSNFLDLLETNESVVRDLGNSWSFETKFSNKSRYERASFEAGLNHIARYVESFESQSNEVWLVFRHEGISLSKLMYTVEEVEISPEEEKTEKVKEAQVLRPSKWWHWLKTTEAGQDEMRNLIWQLLMALKSCHDRNITHRDIKPENMVICFEDQDTGRCLKGPPSEEKNVTTRMRIIDFGSAIDDFTVKHLYGSTGPSKAEQTSEYTPPEAFLNATWYQGPIGTTLKYDMWSVGVVILEMILGSPNVFQISDLTRALLDHHLEGWNDSLKELAFRLRSYMELCILIPGGSSKLKHTSNQGGLSPASWKCSEEFFSLKIKGRDPLKQGFPNVWALRLVRQLLLWDAEDRLSVDVALRHPYFQPSKR
- the LOC102621122 gene encoding uncharacterized protein LOC102621122 isoform X4; this encodes MRIYELESHLSVLGFIIVAIVTHAATRSSGESSTCLTVYKEGGAPAVFQSPKCPRWKLSDYNSPPRTTSRCQSAMRQGRRKSQEDRTLCALDLHIPFPGRRGRQEVTVGIVAVFDGHNGAEASELASKLLLEYFALHTYFLLDATYSAVLKKSARRLPNKGERDIVFQVLNWDEKLGRHELKFERFKFSLPDIFDDSFHLEILREALLRAIHDIDTAFSKATSRKKLDSGSTATVVLIAEGQILVANIGDSKALLCSEKFQSPAEAKATLLRLYRKRRDNNAISTSQGYNYLKSTVSNGLAHFTVKELTRDHHPDREDERYRVEAAGGYVLQWGGVSRVNGQLAVSRAIGDLSYKSYGVISVPEVTDWQSLTANDSYLVAASDGVFEKLSLQDVCDVFWEVHTHGTAGPGFPSSCSYSLADCLVDTAFEKGSMDNMAAVVVPLGSIYVSENLHRERRMEEGDIDCPSKGLQKLVYKQSGSGMNMNLLQLKHAHPLTTKFDRLLVEGNHGSFGCFYLSENLNDNVDSTFGAQKDDPEDYVYDLSQTLPDTLNHQYGELLNLYNDQNMCLHFGTTMDGIKDQCFKPGGFASFVGLLESIPFLDVGSEYGSNEYVMPERYVLKKRFGRGSYGEVWLAFHWNCHEGDNSSRWSELTKNVSGESICEDMSIRNPCNSSSTDDFHGGYFHDSLFILKRIMVERGVTVYLSGLREKYFGEVFLNASTSLGDFHFSATSNTFLEESRSNFLDLLETNESVVRDLGNSWSFETKFSNKSRYERASFEAGLNHIARYVESFESQSNEVWLVFRHEGISLSKLMYTVEEVEISPEEEKTEKVKEAQVLRPSKWWHWLKTTEAGQDEMRNLIWQLVCLCANFSLCQTVSETLLMALKSCHDRNITHRDIKPENMVICFEDQDTGRCLKGPPSEEKNVTTRMRIIDFGSAIDDFTVKHLYGSTGPSKAEQTSEYTPPEAFLNATWYQGPIGTTLKYDMWSVGVVILEMILGSPNVFQISDLTRALLDHHLEGWNDSLKELAFRLRSYMELCILIPGGSSKLKHTSNQGGLSPASWKCSEEFFSLKIKGFQMFGHCG
- the LOC102621122 gene encoding uncharacterized protein LOC102621122 isoform X1, yielding MRIYELESHLSVLGFIIVAIVTHAATRSSGESSTCLTVYKEGGAPAVFQSPKCPRWKLSDYNSPPRTTSRCQSAMRQGRRKSQEDRTLCALDLHIPFPGRRGRQEVTVGIVAVFDGHNGAEASELASKLLLEYFALHTYFLLDATYSAVLKKSARRLPNKGERDIVFQVLNWDEKLGRHELKFERFKFSLPDIFDDSFHLEILREALLRAIHDIDTAFSKATSRKKLDSGSTATVVLIAEGQILVANIGDSKALLCSEKFQSPAEAKATLLRLYRKRRDNNAISTSQGYNYLKSTVSNGLAHFTVKELTRDHHPDREDERYRVEAAGGYVLQWGGVSRVNGQLAVSRAIGDLSYKSYGVISVPEVTDWQSLTANDSYLVAASDGVFEKLSLQDVCDVFWEVHTHGTAGPGFPSSCSYSLADCLVDTAFEKGSMDNMAAVVVPLGSIYVSENLHRERRMEEGDIDCPSKGLQKLVYKQSGSGMNMNLLQLKHAHPLTTKFDRLLVEGNHGSFGCFYLSENLNDNVDSTFGAQKDDPEDYVYDLSQTLPDTLNHQYGELLNLYNDQNMCLHFGTTMDGIKDQCFKPGGFASFVGLLESIPFLDVGSEYGSNEYVMPERYVLKKRFGRGSYGEVWLAFHWNCHEGDNSSRWSELTKNVSGESICEDMSIRNPCNSSSTDDFHGGYFHDSLFILKRIMVERGVTVYLSGLREKYFGEVFLNASTSLGDFHFSATSNTFLEESRSNFLDLLETNESVVRDLGNSWSFETKFSNKSRYERASFEAGLNHIARYVESFESQSNEVWLVFRHEGISLSKLMYTVEEVEISPEEEKTEKVKEAQVLRPSKWWHWLKTTEAGQDEMRNLIWQLVCLCANFSLCQTVSETLLMALKSCHDRNITHRDIKPENMVICFEDQDTGRCLKGPPSEEKNVTTRMRIIDFGSAIDDFTVKHLYGSTGPSKAEQTSEYTPPEAFLNATWYQGPIGTTLKYDMWSVGVVILEMILGSPNVFQISDLTRALLDHHLEGWNDSLKELAFRLRSYMELCILIPGGSSKLKHTSNQGGLSPASWKCSEEFFSLKIKGRDPLKQGFPNVWALRLVRQLLLWDAEDRLSVDVALRHPYFQPSKR
- the LOC102621122 gene encoding probable protein phosphatase 2C 51 isoform X8 → MRIYELESHLSVLGFIIVAIVTHAATRSSGESSTCLTVYKEGGAPAVFQSPKCPRWKLSDYNSPPRTTSRCQSAMRQGRRKSQEDRTLCALDLHIPFPGRRGRQEVTVGIVAVFDGHNGAEASELASKLLLEYFALHTYFLLDATYSAVLKKSARRLPNKGERDIVFQVLNWDEKLGRHELKFERFKFSLPDIFDDSFHLEILREALLRAIHDIDTAFSKATSRKKLDSGSTATVVLIAEGQILVANIGDSKALLCSEKFQSPAEAKATLLRLYRKRRDNNAISTSQGYNYLKSTVSNGLAHFTVKELTRDHHPDREDERYRVEAAGGYVLQWGGVSRVNGQLAVSRAIGDLSYKSYGVISVPEVTDWQSLTANDSYLVAASDGVFEKLSLQDVCDVFWEVHTHGTAGPGFPSSCSYSLADCLVDTAFEKGSMDNMAAVVVPLGSIYVSENLHRERRMEEGDIDCPSKGLQKLVYKQSGSGMNMNLLQLKHAHPLTTKFDRLLVEGNHGSFGCFYLSENLNDNVDSTFGAQKDDPEDYVYDLSQTLPDTLNHQYGELLNLYNDQNMCLHFGTTMDGIKDQCFKPGGFASFVGLLESIPFLDVGSEYGSNEYVMPERYVLKKRFGRGSYGEVWLAFHWNCHEGDNSSRWSELTKNVSGESICEDMSIRNPCNSSSTDDFHGGYFHDSLFILKRIMVERGVTVYLSGLREKYFGEVFLNASTSLGDFHFSATSNTFLEESRSNFLDLLETNESVVRDLGNSWSFETKFSNKSRYERASFEAGLNHIARYVESFESQSNEVWLVFRHEGISLSKLMYTVEEVEISPEEEKTEKVKEAQVLRPSKWWHWLKTTEAGQDEMRNLIWQLVCLCANFSLCQTVSETLLMALKSCHDRNITHRDIKPENMVICFEDQDTGRCLKGPPSEEKNVTTRM